A genomic stretch from Alosa sapidissima isolate fAloSap1 chromosome 3, fAloSap1.pri, whole genome shotgun sequence includes:
- the LOC121704962 gene encoding integrin alpha-M-like: MLNLIQNMAAVFTALFILAGHPMVMAYNIESMPWRNIQLKHAAEGFGYRVIQHSDSSLLVSAPLEQHGVDRRGRVYQCQVSDSSCSPLQINVPPHGVNMSLGLSMSKTETSTKTMVCGPTIPKECEGVTLYGGMCFSIDPLHSGLQEGPVPASLEACKDTDIVFLLDGSGSVAFYQFSAMKTFVKNLIRRLLKPYTLFAFVQYASYTNIHVKFNQFERTRWEYQLDRIYQTGGGTRTAGAIRTVVNNVFDSSAGARPNANRILIVITDGQSWDSSDYPSVTALADGKNIIRYAIGVGNAFNHQWARNELRSIASSPVPDHMFKVDSFEALNKISSKLEKSIIAIEGTQNTGGDATTMEFAQNGFSAALLSRPYERFLVSVVGANEWRGGYQDIPLSSMRPRFRRVDQVTPDSYVGYSMAVANGYRESYIVMGAPRYDHKGLVMVFRPGNTLLRSFTQSQIGAYFGAEVCVVDLDGDSNTDLILASAPMHTEGEREGKVFVYSISYYQYFYFYRYSFYFQYTSVQDTGVSLLGMEGQRGRFGSSLASLADQNGDGIRDVAVGAPLEDNGQGSVYIFNGRIGGINPTYSQRIAGSSVQSGLRFFGLTVAQSALDQSGDGLPDIAVGSKGAVLLLRSSPIVSVHTRMTFSPTKIPVSIYDCSNSQQINASVCINMTKITKGTFTDLQAELNYTVTLDYLRQKYRANFTDEERERDRETTMMLGEKCFLHTFYVQCSPEDVVNPVEVQVAFSFQGLPIPSADQLTPKLSSSSRNTTDHQLNFEIDCGQDSVCVDNIHLNFNFSGSLIEVGIAQEMSVMVSVENRGENSYGTHMFLSYPPGLSYRTFIKSQGRVECTSLDSTDGVTLGKADCSINRPILRAGDKAMFVVVYGIDGSSDFDETLTIDAQVSSGNDMHSNDSEPIQSKDIAVKYSIYALIRRFENTTNYINFTAGNNSMGKEVRQDLEVTNSIRGLNLTVVIHVPVRLQDKDIWTDVDSLNITGCTREGELEPNITNFKETLLKNKEPIVDCSVAVCLEFRCTSFMLRGDRQFYTVSGNVSSGWIEQTGLRSAMFHLVSSATLEYDDRKYIFYSSDSSRLAPVTKIETLVEVYEGPDLTKVIIGGAFGGLFLLVIITGVLIKVGFFKSRYERLLSEAEAASQKKD, encoded by the exons acttgatacaaaatatgGCTGCTGTCTTTACAGCACTGTTCATTCTTGCAG GACATCCAATGGTGATGGCTTATAACATTGAGTCTATGCCTTGGAGAAACATACAACTGAAGCATGCTGCTGAAGGCTTTGGCTACAGAGTGATTCAGCACAGTGACtcaag TCTGTTGGTGAGTGCCCCTCTAGAGCAGCACGGTGTGGATAGGAGAGGACGGGTTTACCAATGCCAGGTCTCAGACAGCTCCTGTTCACCACTACAAATAAATG TTCCCCCACATGGAGTCAATATGTCCCTTGGCCTTTCAATGAGCAAGACTGAAACATCCACAAAGACCATG GTTTGTGGCCCAACCATCCCAAAAGAGTGTGAAGGAGTCACTCTCTATGGTGGGATGTGTTTCAGCATTGATCCACTTCACTCTGGACTTCAAGAAGGACCTGTGCCAGCCTCTCTTgaag CTTGTAAAGATACTGATATCGTTTTTCTGCTGGATGGGTCTGGGAGTGTGGCATTTTACCAGTTCAGTGCCATGAAAACATTTGTGAAAAATCTCATCAGAAGACTCCTGAAGCCATACACCTTA ttTGCCTTTGTACAATACGCCAGCTACACTAACATCCATGTGAAATTCAATCAGTTTGAGAGAACAAGATGGGAATATCAGCTGGACAGAATCTATCAGACTGGAGGAGGCACAAGAACTGCAGGAGCCATCCGGACAGTTGT AAACAATGTATTTGATTCCTCTGCTGGAGCGAGACCAAATGCCAACAGGATTCTCATTGTCATCACAGATGGACAGTCATGGGATTCTTCAGACTACCCCAGTGTCACAGCTCTGGCTgatggaaaaaacataattagatATGCCATTGGG GTTGGCAATGCCTTTAACCATCAGTGGGCACGCAATGAGCTCAGGAGCATTGCATCCTCACCCGTACCAGATCACATGTTTAAAGTGGACAGCTTTGAGGCACTCAACAAAATCAGCAGCAAACTGGAGAAGAGCATCATTGCCATAGAAG GAACCCAAAACACTGGTGGTGATGCCACAACGATGGAATTTGCCCAGAATGGATTCAGCGCAGCTCTTTTGTCAAGGCCATAT GAGAGGTTTCTAGTGAGTGTGGTTGGGGCAAATGAGTGGAGAGGGGGTTATCAGGACATCCCTCTATCCAGCATGAGGCCAAGGTTTAGGAGGGTTGATCAGGTCACTCCTGACAGTTATGTTG GCTACTCCATGGCTGTAGCAAATGGTTACCGAGAGAGCTACATAGTAATGGGAGCCCCCAGGTATGACCACAAAGGCCTTGTCATGGTCTTCCGTCCTGGAAACACACTACtgaggagtttcacacag tctcagATCGGGGCATACTTTggagcagaggtgtgtgtggtggatttGGACGGAGACTCCAACACTGATCTGATTCTGGCATCTGCCCCCatgcacacagagggagagagagagggaaaagtgtTTGTCTACAGCATATCATATTATCAG TACTTCTACTTCTACCGCTACTCCTTCTACTTTCAATACACCAGCGTGCAAGACACCGGCGTGTCCCTGCTGGGGATGGAGGGCCAGAGGGGGAGGTTCGGCTCGTCTCTGGCCAGCCTGGCTGACCAGAACGGGGACGGTATCAGGGACGTGGCCGTGGGAGCTCCTCTGGAGGATAACGGACAGGGCAGCGTGTACATCTTCAACGGGAGGATAGGAGGAATCAACCCCACCTACtcacag AGGATTGCGGGTTCGTCGGTGCAGTCCGGACTGCGGTTCTTTGGGCTGACCGTGGCCCAGTCTGCTTTGGACCAGAGTGGAGACGGACTGCCTGACATCGCAGTCGGGTCCAAAGGAGCGGTTCTGCTGCTCAG GTCCAGTCCCATTGTATCTGTACACACAAGAATGACTTTTAGCCCTACCAAAATTCCTGTGTCCATCTACGACTGCTCTAACTCCCAACAGATCAACGCGTCTGTATGTATTAACATGACCAAAATCACCAAAGGCACCTTTACAG ATCTGCAAGCTGAACTCAATTACACAGTGACATTGGACTATCTTCGGCAAAAATATCGGGCGAACTTCACAGATGAGGAGCGGGAGAGAGATCGTGAGACGACTATGATGCTTGGGGAGAAGTGCTTCCTGCATACCTTCTATGTGCAG TGCTCCCCAGAGGATGTTGTGAATCCTGTGGAAGTCCAGGTGGCCTTCTCCTTCCAGGGGCTTCCTATCCCGTCTGCAGACCAGCTGACACCAAAGCTGTCCAGCAGCTCTCGCAACACCACAGACCACCAG TTAAACTTTGAAATCGACTGTGgacaggacagtgtgtgtgtagataacaTCCATCTCAACTTCAACTTCTCTGG ATCCCTCATCGAGGTGGGCATTGCACAGGAGATGAGTGTGATGGTGAGtgtggagaacagaggagagaactCCTACGGCACTCACATGTTTCTCTCCTACCCTCCTGGTCTCTCCTACAGGACCTTCATCAAGAGCCAG GGCAGGGTGGAGTGCACTTCTCTAGACAGTACAGATGGAGTCACCCTGGGAAAGGCGGACTGCAGCATCAACAGACCCATCTTACGGGCTGGAGACAAG GCTatgtttgttgttgtgtatGGAATCGATGGCAGCAGTGACTTTGATGAAACCCTTACCATTGACGCCCAGGTGTCAAG TGGAAATGATATGCACTCTAACGACAGTGAACCAATCCAGAGCAAAGACATCGCAGTCAAGTACAGCATTTACGCCCTCATCAGAAG ATTTGAAAACACAACCAACTACATCAACTTCACTGCTGGTAACAATAGCATGGGGAAGGAAGTGAGGCAGGATTTGGAG gtAACAAACAGCATTAGAGGACTCAATCTTACTGTTGTAATTCATGTTCCAGTAAGACTCCAAGATAAAGATATCTGGACCGATGTGGACAGCCTTAAC ATCACAGGATGCACCAGGGAGGGTGAGCTGGAACCAAACATAACCAATTTTAAAGAGACCCTGCTGAAGAACAAAGAACCTATTGTG GACTGTTCTGTTGCCGTGTGTCTGGAGTTCAGATGCACCTCTTTCATGTTGAGAGGTGACCGCCAATTTTACACAGTCTCAGGAAACGTGAGCTCAGGATGGATTGAGCAG ACTGGACTGCGTTCTGCAATGTTTCACCTGGTCAGTTCGGCCACACTGGAGTACGATGACAGGAAGTACATCTTCTACTCCTCGGACTCCTCGCGCCTCGCGCCTGTCACCAAG ATTGAGACCCTTGTGGAGGTCTATGAGGGGCCAGACCTAACTAAGGTGATCATTGGTGGAGCCTTTGGTGGCCTGTTTCTATTGGTTATCATAACGGGGGTTCTTATCAAG GTGGGATTTTTCAAAAGTCGCTACGAGAGGCTGTTGTCTGAAGCAGAAGCAGCATCTCAGAAAAAAGACTga